A region from the Candidatus Rokuibacteriota bacterium genome encodes:
- a CDS encoding dTDP-4-dehydrorhamnose 3,5-epimerase family protein, which translates to MELSDEARRAFRLQDYTPKPQIKGVEIVGLARHTDDGGSFTELGRFTAGACGAFPGFVLAQLNYSELEPGVMKAFHLHRRQTDIWYVPPADKILLLLIDLRAGSPTEGARMRLVLGDGHSRLVLIPPGVAHGCRNLGPVRGRIIYFTDTHFSPDPGSSDEGRLPWDFAGAAIWETSRE; encoded by the coding sequence ATGGAGCTGAGCGACGAAGCCCGGCGCGCGTTTCGCCTCCAGGACTACACGCCGAAGCCCCAGATCAAGGGCGTCGAGATCGTGGGGCTCGCCCGCCACACCGACGACGGCGGCTCCTTCACCGAGCTCGGGCGCTTCACCGCGGGGGCGTGCGGCGCGTTTCCCGGCTTCGTCCTGGCCCAGCTGAACTACAGCGAGCTGGAGCCGGGAGTGATGAAGGCCTTCCATCTCCACCGCCGGCAGACCGACATCTGGTACGTTCCGCCCGCCGACAAGATCCTCCTTTTGCTGATCGACCTCCGCGCCGGCTCACCCACCGAAGGGGCGCGGATGCGTCTCGTGCTGGGCGACGGTCACTCCCGCCTCGTGCTGATCCCCCCGGGCGTGGCGCACGGGTGCCGGAACCTGGGGCCGGTCCGTGGCCGGATCATCTACTTTACGGACACCCACTTCTCGCCGGATCCCGGTTCCTCCGACGAAGGCCGCCTCCCCTGGGACTTTGCCGGTGCCGCCATCTGGGAGACATCGCGTGAGTAG